In Ignavibacteria bacterium, the sequence TAATGCGAATGTCAACATTATACGGCTGGTCTCCCCGTATGCGGTTTGATCTTGTTGTAAATACTATGACAATGACGGCTTATACTGAAGGCAGGATAAATGTTTTCGGCGGTAACCAGTGGCGGCCGCTGCTCTCGCTGCCAGATGCTGCAGATGCGTATATAAAGGTATTGCAAAAAGAACAGTCAGCAGGTAAGATATATAATGTTGGCTCAGAAGAACAGAATTATATTATTGCTGATGTTGCAAAGCTGGTTGCAAAGGGAATCAAGAGTGCGAGCGGGAAGGATATACCCGTGAATATCGAAGGCGAGAGTGTTGATGCCCGCGATTACAGGGTGTCATTCAAAAAAATACAGAGCGAGCTTGGGTTTACGGTAAAGCACTCCATAAGCAGCGCAGCTGCTGAAATATGGGGTAAGCTTGAATCAAAGGAAATTAAAGACCCGAAGCAGAAGGTTTATTATAACCATTATTTTGATCCTAGTGAAGAGCTGATAGGGTGATTGTATATTTGTATGTAATTGGATAAATGAAATAATCTATTAAGCAATAGCTTGATATTTAAATTCAATCTTTACCTGAGAAACTTCTGACCCATCATCTTCTTTAACGTTCGACCGTTTTTGTAAAATACGATTTTCTGCAATTTCAAAATAAATTGGATCAATCTCAAAACCCACAAAATTTCTCTTGAATCTTTTGCAAACTACACCGGTTGTACCCGAACCCATAAAAGGATCAAGAATTGTATCGTTTTCTTTTGAGCCGATTAGAACGATTCTCTCTAATAATACTTCTGGTTTTTCCGCAGGATGTATCGTTTTGTGACGTTGAGCATTTACTTCCCATACGTTCTTCATTTGTTTACCCAAATTGATTTTTTTTGCCATATCATAATCAAAAAAATATTTCTTTGATTTGCTAGCAACCCATATCAATTCAGAACAAGGTGCGAATCTATTTTGCGATAATAATGGAGGTCCGTTCTTCTTATACCAAATAACATCATTAATTAACCAAAAACCTAGTTTTTTCAAAATTACACCAACAGAGGGATGGTTATGTAATGTACCGCTAATCCAAATAGTACCTGAATCTGATAATACTCGTTTACATTCCGTTATCCATTCTTCATTAAACTTATCTAAATCTAATATTTTATCCCAAGACCCTTTATCGCATTTTACGGGTTTTCCGTTTTTTACAGTTATAAAGTTTTCTCCAGATAGATTGTAAGGAGGATCTGCAAAAATCATATCAATGCTACCAGACTTAAGTTCCTTCAGCAGTTCTAAAGAATTGCCTAAGGAAAGTTTAACTTTATTTGTTAATTTCATTCGTTTTTAAATAATCTTTTTTTTGCTAATTTTGCGTATTCAACATTGTTTTCTATCCCAATCCAATTTCTCTGCATTTTCTGAGCAACAAATCCTGTTGTTCCTGTACCAAAAAAAGGGTCTAAAACAACCTCATCCTTATTGCTAGAGGCAAGTACAATTAGCTCTATTAATTTTTCTGGTTTTTGAGTAGGATGGGCTGCTCTACCGCTCAAACCTTTAAGCCTCTCTTTACCTTGCAAAATAGGTATTTCTATGAAATCTAAAAAGTCACGAAGTTGTTTATCTTTGCCCTCTTTAGTTTTATGGGGATTAAACTTTTTTACATCTTCATAATTGAAAATCCAATTTTTA encodes:
- a CDS encoding SDR family oxidoreductase; this encodes MNKVLVIGGAGYLGSVLTEQLLNEGYSVRILDSFIYGKRSVEKYTGDKRVEITEGDIRNIETVNTAIRDTESVILLAAVVGDPASKARPEQTVETNFLAAQVVASSAKLAGVSKFIYASTCSVYGVGSDILDEEAPLNPVSLYAKTKISSEESIMGIADGNFKPVIMRMSTLYGWSPRMRFDLVVNTMTMTAYTEGRINVFGGNQWRPLLSLPDAADAYIKVLQKEQSAGKIYNVGSEEQNYIIADVAKLVAKGIKSASGKDIPVNIEGESVDARDYRVSFKKIQSELGFTVKHSISSAAAEIWGKLESKEIKDPKQKVYYNHYFDPSEELIG
- a CDS encoding site-specific DNA-methyltransferase, with protein sequence MKLTNKVKLSLGNSLELLKELKSGSIDMIFADPPYNLSGENFITVKNGKPVKCDKGSWDKILDLDKFNEEWITECKRVLSDSGTIWISGTLHNHPSVGVILKKLGFWLINDVIWYKKNGPPLLSQNRFAPCSELIWVASKSKKYFFDYDMAKKINLGKQMKNVWEVNAQRHKTIHPAEKPEVLLERIVLIGSKENDTILDPFMGSGTTGVVCKRFKRNFVGFEIDPIYFEIAENRILQKRSNVKEDDGSEVSQVKIEFKYQAIA